A genomic segment from Bradyrhizobium diazoefficiens USDA 110 encodes:
- a CDS encoding PulJ/GspJ family protein, whose translation MSRRSCSDAAGFTLIEALIALAIIAVVLGTIGSVIATTAKGTRAIDQHLALAGTAETLLADLPARSLLKPGRQSGELAGSRWRVDVAPMNVPGGNPATDRFVPMAVNLRLQRADGSAIQVTTVKLVPRASQ comes from the coding sequence TTGTCCCGCAGAAGCTGCTCTGACGCCGCCGGCTTCACGCTGATCGAGGCGCTGATCGCGCTCGCGATCATCGCGGTCGTGCTCGGGACGATCGGCTCGGTCATCGCCACGACGGCGAAAGGCACGCGCGCGATCGACCAGCATCTGGCCCTCGCCGGCACCGCCGAGACCCTGCTTGCGGACCTGCCGGCGCGGTCCCTGCTGAAGCCCGGCCGGCAGAGCGGCGAGCTTGCCGGCAGCCGCTGGCGCGTCGACGTCGCGCCGATGAACGTGCCGGGCGGCAATCCCGCCACCGATCGCTTCGTGCCGATGGCCGTCAATCTGCGCCTCCAGCGCGCCGACGGCAGCGCGATCCAGGTCACGACGGTGAAGCTGGTGCCGAGGGCTTCGCAGTGA
- a CDS encoding prepilin-type N-terminal cleavage/methylation domain-containing protein → MERQPTLSAARAEDIRDARGFALIEILCVLAIIGLLASIILPAVPRTTTRARLESYAVETAALLKADRNAALRRQVRVATQVDAEARAIRSGVTGRTIRLPGDVVVQATLASRCADRATGRSIDFFPSGMSCGGTIALARPGMGYEVRVNWLTGGVEIVPQKLL, encoded by the coding sequence GTGGAACGGCAGCCGACATTGTCAGCGGCGCGCGCTGAGGACATCCGCGATGCGCGCGGCTTCGCGCTGATCGAGATCCTGTGCGTGCTCGCGATCATCGGCCTGCTCGCGTCGATCATCCTGCCGGCTGTCCCGCGCACGACGACGCGCGCCAGGCTGGAAAGTTATGCGGTCGAGACCGCGGCACTGCTGAAGGCCGACCGCAACGCGGCGTTGCGCCGGCAGGTGAGGGTGGCGACACAGGTGGACGCGGAAGCGCGCGCGATCCGCTCCGGCGTCACCGGGCGGACTATCCGCCTGCCGGGCGACGTGGTCGTGCAGGCGACGCTGGCCTCGCGCTGTGCCGATCGCGCGACGGGGCGGTCGATCGACTTCTTTCCGTCGGGCATGTCGTGCGGGGGGACGATCGCGCTGGCGCGGCCCGGCATGGGCTATGAGGTGCGCGTCAACTGGCTGACCGGAGGCGTCGAGATTGTCCCGCAGAAGCTGCTCTGA
- a CDS encoding general secretion pathway protein GspK, with product MSGARHDHARLGDGRGFIVVVVLWMLAALAALALIYLTYVTNTAVTVAVNADRMQADALVNAGLELAAYRLTGQDEALRPTSGTFNARVGAGRVSVTFRSEAARIDLNMAPKPILAGLMTTLGVSAMDAPVYADRILAWRSSTEPGQDNPEDAYYRTLGASYLPRHAPFPHSDELWLVRGIPSAVVERVMPFVTVFSNMKTVNVLDAAPQVVAALPGMTPETLQQVLRDRTDPNIDPRSLIGLAGSANATTEGSKAYRLTVAVEAPSHRRSSAEIVILLLESGDEPYRVLSWHNAFDGSAGKPL from the coding sequence GTGAGCGGCGCGAGGCACGATCATGCGAGGCTTGGTGATGGCCGCGGCTTCATTGTCGTCGTGGTGCTCTGGATGCTGGCGGCGCTGGCCGCGCTCGCGCTGATCTACCTGACCTATGTCACCAACACCGCGGTCACGGTCGCCGTCAACGCCGATCGGATGCAGGCCGATGCGCTGGTCAACGCCGGGCTTGAACTGGCGGCCTACCGGCTGACGGGGCAGGACGAGGCGCTGCGTCCGACCAGCGGCACCTTCAACGCGCGCGTCGGAGCCGGCCGGGTGAGCGTGACGTTCCGCTCGGAGGCGGCACGCATCGATCTCAACATGGCGCCGAAGCCGATCCTCGCGGGCCTGATGACGACGCTCGGCGTCTCCGCGATGGATGCGCCTGTCTATGCCGACCGGATCCTCGCCTGGCGCTCGTCGACCGAGCCCGGACAGGACAATCCGGAGGATGCCTATTACCGCACGCTCGGTGCGTCCTATCTGCCGCGGCACGCACCGTTTCCGCACAGCGACGAGCTCTGGCTCGTGCGCGGCATTCCGTCCGCCGTCGTCGAACGCGTGATGCCCTTCGTCACCGTCTTCAGCAACATGAAGACCGTGAACGTGCTGGATGCCGCGCCGCAGGTGGTGGCGGCCCTGCCCGGCATGACGCCGGAGACGCTGCAACAGGTCCTGCGCGACCGCACCGACCCCAATATCGACCCGCGATCCCTGATCGGGCTCGCCGGCAGCGCCAATGCCACGACCGAGGGCTCGAAGGCGTACCGGCTGACGGTCGCCGTCGAGGCGCCGTCGCATCGCCGGAGCTCGGCCGAGATCGTCATCCTACTTCTCGAAAGCGGCGATGAGCCCTATCGTGTATTGTCATGGCACAACGCCTTCGACGGCTCGGCCGGAAAGCCTCTGTGA
- the gspG gene encoding type II secretion system major pseudopilin GspG, protein MTKHPSARRGRRQGRGEAGFTLVEMLVVITIIGMIMALVGPRVLNYLSESKAKAAKIQIESFSSALDLYYLDLGRYPTSNEGLAALTRNSNQAGWNGPYLRGGVVPNDPWGHVYVYRSPGASAPYDIISLGSDGQEGGSGTAADIVSGAR, encoded by the coding sequence GTGACCAAACATCCATCCGCAAGGCGCGGTCGGCGCCAGGGCCGAGGGGAGGCAGGCTTCACGCTCGTCGAGATGCTGGTCGTCATCACCATCATCGGGATGATCATGGCGCTGGTCGGCCCGCGGGTGCTAAACTATCTCAGCGAGTCCAAGGCGAAGGCGGCGAAGATCCAGATCGAGAGCTTTTCCAGCGCGCTCGATCTCTATTATCTCGATCTCGGGCGTTATCCGACCTCGAACGAGGGTCTCGCCGCGCTGACCCGCAACAGCAACCAGGCCGGCTGGAACGGGCCTTATCTGCGCGGCGGCGTGGTGCCCAACGATCCCTGGGGCCACGTCTATGTCTATCGCTCGCCGGGCGCGAGCGCGCCCTATGACATCATCTCGCTCGGATCGGACGGTCAGGAAGGCGGCAGTGGAACGGCAGCCGACATTGTCAGCGGCGCGCGCTGA
- a CDS encoding PilN domain-containing protein translates to MSSLNSLRGVLDAWTGTVAGAVVAGLERVVAPRVVRLVETETGAFALEVTKPEDVPNEIAFEDGKFVGANLAQIVRGSRVEIVLRPARFLFRPLELPARAADFLDGIVRAQIDRLTPWSASEAVFGCSPPVAHGGESITTEIAAAPRRLAMGYVEAVSGFHPSAIAIVTEAGGGGRIKVFEQKSRGAIDPVRLSRTLQAVLALAVVAAVVGSVAAGYLADSLSAQESELERQITQRRAALRGSDGGERSPLALLERRKYETPASVIVLESLSRLLPDHTYVTEMHLSGNKIQIGGITRDAPSLIPLIEQSQHFTRATFYAPTTRSPSDPGERFHIEAQIEPRNAP, encoded by the coding sequence ATGAGCTCGCTCAATTCCCTTCGCGGCGTTCTCGACGCCTGGACCGGCACCGTGGCCGGCGCAGTCGTCGCCGGGCTGGAGCGCGTGGTGGCGCCGCGCGTGGTACGACTGGTTGAGACCGAGACCGGCGCATTCGCGCTCGAGGTGACGAAGCCGGAGGACGTGCCGAACGAGATCGCTTTCGAGGACGGCAAGTTCGTGGGCGCCAATCTCGCGCAGATCGTCCGCGGCAGCCGCGTCGAGATCGTGCTGCGGCCGGCGCGCTTCCTGTTCCGTCCGCTGGAGCTGCCGGCCCGCGCGGCCGATTTCCTCGACGGCATCGTGCGCGCGCAGATCGACCGGCTGACGCCGTGGAGCGCCAGCGAAGCCGTGTTCGGGTGCAGCCCGCCGGTGGCGCATGGCGGCGAGAGCATCACGACAGAAATCGCCGCGGCGCCGCGCAGGCTGGCGATGGGCTATGTCGAGGCGGTGTCGGGATTCCATCCGTCGGCGATCGCGATCGTGACGGAGGCGGGCGGGGGCGGGCGGATCAAGGTGTTCGAGCAGAAGTCGCGCGGCGCGATCGATCCGGTGCGGCTGAGCCGGACGCTGCAAGCGGTGCTGGCCCTCGCTGTGGTCGCAGCGGTCGTCGGATCGGTCGCAGCAGGCTATTTGGCCGACAGCCTCAGTGCGCAGGAGAGCGAGCTCGAACGGCAGATCACCCAGCGCCGCGCCGCGCTCCGCGGCAGCGACGGCGGCGAGCGCTCGCCGCTCGCCCTGCTCGAGCGCCGCAAATACGAGACGCCGGCGAGCGTGATCGTGCTGGAGTCGCTGAGCCGGCTGCTGCCGGATCATACCTATGTCACCGAGATGCATCTTTCCGGCAACAAGATCCAGATCGGCGGCATCACCCGCGATGCGCCCTCGTTGATCCCGCTGATCGAGCAGTCCCAGCATTTCACCCGCGCGACCTTTTACGCCCCCACGACGCGTAGCCCCTCTGATCCCGGCGAGCGCTTCCACATCGAGGCGCAGATCGAACCGAGGAACGCGCCATGA